A single Nostoc sp. GT001 DNA region contains:
- the dnaB gene encoding replicative DNA helicase: MAQDKTNFTSQQDRLPPQSIEAEEVILGGIMLDPSAMSRISDRLVRDAFYINAHKDIYQAALRLYSQGLPTDLLCITNWLSDNGLLFRIGGRNKLASLVGCTVSAVNIDVLADLVMEKYQRRQLILAGTEIVQLGYATETDLPVILDEAEQKVYCIKSEHSASDLVHISHALADTFTEIEARHTGKGSPAASSGFYDLDSILGGGFRKGRLYVLAARPSVGKSALAGNLALNVAKTGKMPICVFSLEMSTDEYVQRFLSSESGIENNFLETGNVSDSQWQPLSVAIAELSEQQIFINDESCPSLNQIRSQVRRISSHYGGVGLVIIDYLQLMALDTDSRVNMAQRVGEISRGLKRLAKDLDVPVLALSQLNREVEHRNDKRPVLSDLKDSGAVEQDSDVVIMLYREEMYNPDTPDRGIAELVVRKQRNGPTGTVKLLFDHQFTRFKNLSRGRSF, from the coding sequence ATGGCACAAGACAAAACAAACTTCACATCCCAACAAGACCGTTTACCCCCACAAAGCATTGAGGCTGAAGAAGTGATACTCGGTGGCATCATGCTCGACCCAAGTGCCATGAGCCGAATCAGCGATCGCTTGGTAAGAGATGCTTTTTACATCAATGCCCACAAAGACATTTACCAAGCAGCCCTACGACTGTACAGCCAAGGATTACCAACAGACTTGCTTTGCATTACCAACTGGTTGTCTGATAATGGTTTATTGTTCCGTATCGGTGGACGCAATAAACTGGCCAGTCTGGTTGGCTGTACTGTGTCAGCTGTGAACATCGATGTTTTAGCTGACTTGGTAATGGAAAAATACCAAAGGCGGCAGTTAATCCTTGCTGGCACTGAGATTGTTCAACTCGGCTATGCCACCGAAACTGATTTACCTGTAATTCTCGACGAAGCCGAACAAAAAGTCTACTGCATTAAGTCTGAGCATTCTGCCTCTGACTTGGTTCATATTTCTCATGCCCTAGCCGACACTTTTACCGAAATTGAAGCACGTCATACTGGTAAGGGATCACCAGCAGCAAGCAGTGGATTTTATGACCTGGACAGTATACTCGGCGGTGGTTTTCGCAAAGGACGGTTGTATGTACTAGCTGCTCGTCCTTCTGTTGGTAAATCCGCTTTGGCTGGTAATCTTGCTCTCAATGTTGCCAAAACTGGGAAGATGCCTATCTGCGTTTTCAGCTTGGAAATGTCTACTGATGAGTACGTACAGCGATTCTTGAGCAGTGAATCTGGCATTGAAAATAACTTCTTGGAAACTGGGAATGTCTCTGACAGCCAGTGGCAACCTTTAAGCGTGGCGATCGCAGAATTAAGCGAACAACAGATTTTCATCAACGACGAATCTTGCCCTTCTCTTAATCAAATCCGTAGCCAAGTCCGCCGAATTTCATCCCATTACGGTGGTGTTGGGCTTGTGATCATTGACTACTTACAACTAATGGCTCTTGATACTGATTCACGGGTGAACATGGCTCAACGAGTCGGTGAAATCAGCCGAGGATTAAAAAGATTAGCCAAAGATTTGGATGTGCCTGTACTGGCTTTGTCCCAACTCAACCGCGAAGTTGAACACCGTAACGATAAACGCCCTGTACTAAGTGATTTAAAAGACAGTGGTGCTGTTGAGCAAGACAGTGATGTTGTAATCATGCTTTACCGCGAAGAAATGTACAACCCCGATACCCCAGATCGTGGCATTGCTGAGTTAGTTGTTCGCAAGCAACGCAATGGACCTACTGGTACAGTCAAGCTTTTATTTGACCATCAGTTTACCAGATTCAAGAATTTATCTCGTGGTCGTAGTTTTTAA
- a CDS encoding DUF5131 family protein translates to MPTNIEWTDQTDNIIRVKVGGWWCQKISEGCKNCYSEKLNQNSFFGGNKLPYSGQPPELTLDTEAIRKWGFQRKPKKHFVSSMTDVFGEWVPRFWQHEILDGMFVAPKQTFQILTKRPEIMLSSVDEWLSNHGLEELPSNIWVGTSIENRRTLEERSQFLAQIPAIIRFWSVEPLLKDLGDISQYLNDVQWLIIGGESGTDSRPCHIEWVESLVKQCNESKTPVFVKQLGSNIYLNQQPFKTKHAKGGELAEFPQQIQIREFPNFTCD, encoded by the coding sequence ATGCCAACAAACATAGAATGGACAGACCAAACAGATAATATCATCCGTGTCAAAGTCGGCGGTTGGTGGTGTCAAAAAATCTCAGAGGGGTGTAAAAATTGCTATAGCGAAAAACTGAATCAAAATTCTTTCTTCGGTGGAAACAAACTACCCTACTCTGGGCAACCACCAGAACTAACACTTGATACAGAAGCTATTCGGAAATGGGGCTTTCAAAGGAAACCTAAAAAGCATTTCGTTTCTTCAATGACCGATGTTTTTGGTGAGTGGGTTCCGCGTTTTTGGCAACATGAAATATTAGACGGAATGTTCGTAGCACCAAAGCAAACATTTCAAATCCTTACCAAACGCCCAGAAATTATGTTGTCATCTGTAGATGAATGGCTTTCTAATCATGGGCTAGAGGAATTACCTTCTAATATTTGGGTTGGAACTTCTATAGAAAACCGTCGCACTCTTGAAGAACGTAGTCAATTCCTTGCCCAAATTCCAGCTATTATTCGGTTTTGGTCAGTTGAGCCATTACTAAAAGATTTGGGCGATATTAGCCAATATTTGAATGATGTCCAGTGGCTTATTATCGGTGGTGAATCAGGGACAGACTCTAGACCATGCCATATCGAATGGGTCGAGTCTCTCGTCAAACAGTGCAACGAGTCAAAAACGCCTGTATTTGTCAAGCAATTGGGGTCAAATATTTATTTGAATCAGCAACCTTTTAAAACAAAACACGCCAAAGGCGGCGAACTTGCTGAATTTCCCCAACAGATACAAATTCGGGAATTTCCCAACTTCACTTGTGATTAG
- a CDS encoding four helix bundle protein: MNQQKDITDRTFNFAVRIVNLCKVLDEKPGVGRVLYKQLIRSGTSIGANVEESQSAQSKADFVHKLEIALKEARETRYWLRIMITTEIIEPLKLSSLLQESEELIKIIAAIVVKTKQNNSR, encoded by the coding sequence ATGAATCAACAAAAAGATATTACAGATAGAACATTTAACTTTGCTGTCAGAATAGTTAACCTATGCAAAGTTTTGGATGAAAAGCCGGGAGTAGGACGAGTTTTATATAAACAGTTAATCAGGTCTGGTACTTCTATAGGTGCAAATGTTGAAGAATCTCAATCTGCTCAAAGCAAAGCTGATTTTGTCCATAAGCTAGAAATTGCTCTGAAAGAAGCTAGAGAAACAAGATATTGGTTGAGGATTATGATAACTACAGAAATAATTGAACCATTAAAATTGTCATCACTGCTCCAAGAAAGCGAAGAACTTATCAAAATAATTGCGGCAATAGTAGTCAAAACTAAGCAGAATAACTCTAGATAA
- a CDS encoding TniQ family protein, producing MKVDVNQTDELWDLERPKIPPRSSLFHLEPIGIGTPYVESITSYVARLAEAHSVAVGTLIAAEIQKKFSKSDDIQQYYYPSLVKVYGQYYIKSLNGTSVKAKQFVAALNQLTLRDDLEFLTLLTWAEVLPSQDLLRADFAWCPQCYQEWRDSSKVIYSPLLWSLESVNICLEHHRPLQSICPQCHQKFVPLWQTTRPGFCLKCDAWLGGHYPSVLQHCPDIAQSLEWEIWVASALGELLSKAVLFNSIPPRDSINKAMKLYANQLTNGNISALGRFLGVNRYKFLHWHQGSTIPIISELLKICYTLSTSVADFLQAKVNPVTLDKLSILASKTSQRRRKSSVTYSSKPDIEATRAAMQQALFEEPPPTLTQLAYRLGYKSYSPLTHISKSLATAIKQRATDYATLKRQQHIRELLQGVIDNNLSPPPSLSEVARCHHIGLATFYLYCPDSLPNYC from the coding sequence ATGAAAGTTGATGTTAACCAAACTGATGAATTATGGGACTTAGAACGCCCTAAGATTCCACCGCGTAGTTCTTTATTCCATCTTGAACCGATAGGAATCGGAACGCCTTATGTGGAGAGTATAACTAGCTACGTTGCTCGTTTAGCCGAAGCTCATAGTGTGGCTGTCGGAACTTTAATCGCTGCTGAAATTCAAAAAAAATTCTCTAAATCAGATGATATACAACAGTATTATTACCCTAGTTTAGTGAAAGTATATGGACAATATTATATTAAGTCTTTAAATGGAACTTCTGTAAAAGCCAAGCAATTCGTAGCCGCTTTGAATCAACTTACTCTGCGCGATGATTTGGAGTTTTTAACACTGCTGACTTGGGCAGAAGTTTTGCCATCTCAAGATTTACTTAGGGCTGATTTTGCATGGTGTCCTCAGTGTTATCAAGAATGGCGTGATAGCTCAAAAGTGATTTACTCTCCTTTATTATGGTCGCTTGAATCTGTCAACATTTGTTTGGAGCATCATCGACCTTTGCAATCTATTTGTCCTCAGTGTCATCAAAAATTTGTACCTCTTTGGCAGACGACTCGTCCAGGGTTTTGCTTAAAATGTGATGCTTGGTTGGGTGGACATTATCCTTCTGTTCTACAGCATTGTCCAGATATAGCTCAATCTCTTGAATGGGAGATTTGGGTTGCTAGTGCTTTAGGAGAATTGCTTTCAAAAGCTGTTTTATTTAACTCTATACCTCCAAGAGATAGTATTAATAAAGCTATGAAGCTTTATGCTAATCAATTAACCAATGGTAATATTTCAGCTTTAGGTCGTTTCTTGGGAGTCAATCGTTATAAATTTCTTCATTGGCATCAAGGTTCAACAATTCCTATTATTTCTGAGTTGCTGAAAATCTGTTACACACTCTCTACTTCTGTTGCTGATTTTCTCCAAGCCAAGGTTAATCCCGTAACTCTTGATAAACTATCTATTTTAGCTTCCAAAACTAGCCAACGCCGAAGAAAATCTTCTGTTACTTATAGCAGTAAACCAGACATTGAAGCTACAAGAGCAGCAATGCAACAAGCATTATTTGAAGAACCTCCCCCAACTCTTACCCAGTTAGCTTATCGTCTTGGATATAAAAGTTACAGCCCTTTAACTCATATTTCAAAATCTTTAGCCACTGCTATTAAGCAAAGAGCTACTGATTATGCAACTTTAAAACGTCAGCAGCATATCCGAGAGCTTTTACAGGGGGTTATTGACAATAACCTTTCTCCTCCACCGTCCCTCAGCGAAGTAGCCAGATGTCATCATATTGGTTTAGCTACTTTCTACCTCTATTGCCCAGACTCTTTGCCAAATTATTGTTGA
- a CDS encoding AAA family ATPase yields MVNTNARAFTQELLNKSSEDKTCYFKSITVPHRKLKEALDRLLINILEPADTLVFLVFGVTGVGKTTLRLRLEKLLLERFLPELQVNPGKIAVASVEAIPAERGNFSHKDYYIRALESLNEVLIEYKSNYKLSWTDNKDLGLINQSNRKDVPTLRRAMEKVFRYRQLRCFLVDEAQHLLMMSGGHQMLHQMNWIKSIANLTGTVHILFGTYELLNCSTLNGQVGRRSEDIHLTPYQLDEAEDVTEFIRVIRTLEKHLPLEEEPYLENYYEYLFSGSVGCVGILKNWLTRSLRFAYEEDAATLTIKHLEQGAFSQGRINQIFQESEQGQLRLKQESSSYYFIGNLTTSVTPDVVQGASLKKGRVGKRKPKRDPVGTQDNES; encoded by the coding sequence ATGGTAAATACTAATGCACGAGCATTTACGCAAGAACTCCTAAATAAATCTAGTGAAGATAAGACTTGTTACTTCAAAAGCATTACAGTTCCCCACCGCAAACTTAAAGAAGCTTTGGACAGGCTATTAATTAATATTCTTGAACCTGCGGATACCCTAGTATTTTTAGTTTTTGGTGTAACTGGCGTGGGTAAAACTACCTTGCGACTGCGCCTAGAGAAACTCTTATTGGAACGATTTCTCCCGGAATTACAAGTAAACCCTGGTAAAATTGCTGTCGCTAGCGTTGAAGCTATTCCAGCCGAACGAGGAAATTTTAGTCATAAGGATTACTATATTCGGGCTTTAGAATCTCTCAATGAGGTTTTAATCGAGTATAAGTCTAATTATAAACTCTCTTGGACTGATAACAAAGATTTAGGATTGATTAATCAATCCAATCGTAAAGACGTACCTACTTTGCGACGAGCAATGGAGAAGGTGTTTCGGTATCGCCAGTTAAGATGTTTCCTAGTAGATGAAGCTCAACATTTGTTAATGATGTCCGGTGGACACCAAATGCTGCATCAAATGAATTGGATTAAATCAATTGCGAATCTGACGGGAACAGTACATATCTTATTTGGAACTTATGAGCTTCTTAATTGTTCAACTCTCAATGGACAAGTAGGAAGACGTAGTGAAGATATTCATTTAACTCCTTACCAACTTGATGAGGCTGAAGATGTTACTGAATTTATTAGAGTTATTAGAACATTGGAGAAGCATCTTCCCTTAGAAGAAGAACCTTATTTAGAAAATTATTACGAATATCTATTTTCTGGTTCAGTCGGTTGTGTAGGAATTCTTAAAAATTGGTTAACTCGTTCATTGCGATTTGCTTATGAAGAAGATGCAGCAACGTTAACTATTAAACATTTGGAGCAGGGAGCTTTCAGCCAAGGACGAATTAACCAGATTTTTCAAGAATCAGAGCAGGGTCAATTACGCCTCAAGCAAGAATCTAGTAGTTATTACTTCATAGGAAATTTAACTACTTCTGTTACTCCTGATGTAGTACAGGGAGCTTCTCTTAAGAAAGGACGTGTTGGGAAACGAAAACCAAAACGAGATCCAGTAGGGACACAAGATAATGAAAGTTGA
- a CDS encoding Mu transposase C-terminal domain-containing protein, translating into MLNAQEFENWCRRLKISGQARSVIEQIRSSEPVRRVRSNGINVVGSYSSMKMGRTIQFESHKVELPASEEYEQDNDVLEYYDQPYRLSLKVKAKNGRMVTVTHVPDFFVIRKSSAGFEEWKSSVRLEKLAIKQPERYVFSIDVGWLSPPVAEVVEQLGLYYRLRTDKEINWVKYRNRQFLKAYTIKTYQINVEVANRIREQVALTPGITYSDLIQTLKATSDEVNALIANGEIYTDLSVAYLTEPERVHLFVDQAAADAYNRWLLEQKITEENSLFAVISNQTSTTFTSSIHPEAIERYLKASPCDLAQANHRYQIITQQAAGKPTDNATISERTIRYWKAKFILAQKKYNWGYIGLLDNHASKGNRKPKISQQTQDFIDKIIADHYETLKQKGKMAVYGVLKHEWEKTKNPEELPSYVTFCNRIKQRSGYEQTKKRLGSRAAYQQSAFYWELDLTTPPHGDRPWEIAHIDHTQVDVELVCSRTGRNLGRPWATLLMDAYSRRILAVYLTFDEPSYRSIMMVLRICVQRYSRLPETIVVDGGAEFSSIYFETLLAAFGCTKKQRPPAKARFGSVIERLFGTTNTEFFHNLQGNTQITKQVRLVTKSNNPKKQAVWTLDELYAFFCIYSYEFYDNKEHPTLGKSPHQAFTEGIEKSGQRKMQEIIYDENFKIFTLPSTPKGTAKVQPSRGIKINYLYYWSIDDSFIQPEIEGTDVPVRYDPFDMGTAYAYVKGQWIRCISQYYKFFQNRSEREVKLATVELRRTRQKSSKRINLTAKERAAYLEEAEAKEAILEQRLHDLAGLDVRSIIEGRITQPTGEEQKINQSQKVKKLAKSNLKSEKRLEQKIDFNTINPYTNEELW; encoded by the coding sequence ATGCTCAACGCACAAGAGTTTGAGAATTGGTGTCGCCGCCTCAAAATATCAGGACAAGCGCGTTCTGTGATTGAGCAAATTCGGTCATCAGAACCTGTGCGGCGAGTCAGAAGCAATGGAATCAACGTTGTTGGCAGTTACTCCAGTATGAAAATGGGCAGAACAATTCAGTTCGAGTCCCATAAAGTGGAATTACCAGCAAGCGAAGAATATGAGCAAGACAATGATGTTTTAGAATACTATGATCAACCCTACCGTCTTAGCCTAAAAGTCAAAGCCAAAAATGGCAGAATGGTAACAGTGACTCATGTTCCAGATTTTTTTGTCATCCGAAAATCGAGTGCAGGTTTTGAAGAATGGAAGTCCTCTGTTCGATTAGAAAAACTAGCAATCAAGCAACCAGAACGCTATGTTTTTTCAATAGATGTGGGATGGCTAAGTCCACCAGTAGCGGAAGTCGTTGAACAATTAGGTCTGTATTACCGCCTCCGTACTGATAAGGAAATCAATTGGGTCAAGTACAGAAATCGTCAATTTCTCAAAGCCTACACCATCAAAACTTATCAAATAAATGTGGAAGTTGCGAACCGCATTAGAGAGCAGGTTGCCCTGACACCAGGAATAACCTACTCTGACCTGATTCAAACCTTAAAGGCGACATCAGATGAGGTGAATGCCTTAATAGCTAATGGGGAAATTTATACTGACTTGAGTGTTGCTTATTTAACTGAACCAGAGAGAGTACATTTATTTGTTGATCAAGCAGCAGCTGATGCTTACAATCGCTGGTTATTAGAGCAAAAAATCACCGAAGAGAACTCGCTTTTTGCAGTAATTAGTAACCAAACATCCACAACTTTTACATCTTCTATCCACCCAGAAGCAATAGAACGCTATTTAAAAGCCAGCCCATGTGATTTAGCACAAGCAAACCATCGCTATCAAATTATTACTCAACAAGCAGCAGGTAAACCAACAGATAACGCTACTATATCTGAGCGTACTATTCGTTATTGGAAAGCTAAATTTATCCTGGCTCAAAAGAAATATAACTGGGGATATATTGGGCTGCTCGATAATCATGCAAGCAAAGGTAATAGAAAACCAAAAATATCACAACAGACGCAGGACTTCATTGACAAAATTATTGCTGACCACTACGAAACGCTCAAACAAAAAGGGAAAATGGCAGTTTACGGAGTCTTGAAACACGAATGGGAAAAAACCAAAAATCCAGAGGAACTACCAAGCTATGTGACTTTCTGCAACAGAATCAAGCAACGTTCCGGTTATGAACAAACTAAAAAACGGCTTGGTTCTCGTGCAGCTTATCAGCAATCAGCCTTCTACTGGGAATTAGACTTAACCACTCCGCCTCATGGAGATCGTCCCTGGGAAATCGCTCACATTGACCATACACAGGTAGATGTGGAATTAGTCTGCTCCCGTACAGGGCGTAATCTAGGCAGACCTTGGGCTACTTTGCTGATGGATGCTTACAGTAGAAGAATTTTAGCGGTCTATTTAACCTTTGACGAACCAAGCTACCGCTCAATTATGATGGTGCTGCGAATTTGTGTGCAGAGATATTCACGCCTACCTGAGACGATTGTTGTCGATGGTGGAGCTGAGTTCAGTAGCATCTATTTTGAAACACTTTTAGCTGCCTTTGGCTGCACTAAAAAACAACGTCCGCCAGCTAAAGCTCGATTTGGGTCAGTGATTGAACGTCTTTTTGGTACAACCAATACAGAATTTTTTCATAATCTTCAAGGAAACACGCAAATAACCAAACAAGTTCGTTTAGTAACTAAATCAAATAATCCGAAAAAACAAGCAGTTTGGACATTAGATGAACTGTATGCTTTCTTTTGCATTTACAGTTATGAATTTTACGATAATAAGGAACATCCAACTCTGGGGAAAAGTCCGCATCAAGCCTTCACAGAAGGAATAGAGAAAAGTGGACAAAGAAAGATGCAAGAAATTATTTATGACGAGAACTTTAAAATATTTACTCTACCATCTACTCCTAAAGGAACAGCCAAGGTGCAACCATCCCGTGGAATCAAAATCAATTACCTTTACTATTGGTCAATAGATGATTCGTTTATCCAACCAGAAATAGAAGGAACAGATGTCCCAGTGCGTTATGACCCCTTTGATATGGGAACAGCTTATGCTTATGTCAAAGGGCAGTGGATTCGCTGTATTTCCCAATATTATAAATTTTTCCAGAATCGTTCAGAGCGAGAAGTTAAATTAGCCACAGTTGAATTACGTCGCACTCGACAGAAATCTAGTAAAAGAATCAATTTAACAGCTAAGGAAAGAGCAGCTTACCTTGAAGAAGCAGAAGCAAAAGAAGCAATATTAGAACAACGATTACATGATTTAGCAGGTCTTGACGTTCGCTCGATTATTGAAGGCAGAATAACTCAGCCAACAGGTGAAGAGCAGAAAATAAATCAATCACAAAAAGTTAAGAAACTTGCTAAAAGCAATCTGAAGTCAGAAAAAAGGTTAGAACAAAAAATAGATTTTAATACAATTAATCCATATACGAATGAGGAGTTATGGTAA